The segment CCAGCTCTCCTGAGTGACCGTGTCCTTCCCGTTCTCCAGCGCGTCTTCGATCGAGTGGTATATGATTTTCATCACCAATCCCCACCTGTAATGCCCGCCGTACATCAGCCGCTCGATGAAGTCCGGCTCGACTTCGGGAGAAAGCTTGAGACCCGCACGCTGTTCGACGAGTTCGATGATGATCGCTGCCAGGTATTCGCCGTCATTCTCGAGCGTCATGTTCAAGAGGGCGAAATCATCGACACGCCGTAGCAACTGATCCTTGGGGTCGCGCAAGACGACTTCCTTGATTTCGGGGAGTCCGACCAAGACTACGAAGATCGGCCATGTCGGATGCTGAAGCATATTCTTGATCGTGTCCGCGATGTGAGATGGACCCTTGTATTGCGGCGACTCCAAGACGTGTTGAAAGTCGTCGATGATGACGACCCTCGTTCCCCGCCGCCTGAGATATCGCCGAACGTCCTGAACCATCCCCTCTGTGCTTTTTCTTCGGATCACTTCGTAGTTCATTGCGCTGAGAAGCGCTTCGGCCAGATCCGGGACCGATGCCTTCGACGGCGCCTTGATATACAGAGCCGGGTAGTAAAAATTGCCATAGCCGTCCGGGACGGGCTGAAATGCCTCCTCGTCCTTCAAGACCTGCTCGATGAGGGCCGACTTTCCCATCCCGGTTTCGGCATGGATGGTCACCGCGAACGTTTCCGGGTCGAACTGTGAGACCGCCCTTTGCATCCGTTTGAGGGGCACGTCGATCCACTTGTCGTTGGGGGTCGAGTAGTAAGCCAACTTGACCGAATGCATGATAGCGGCCGCCTTCCGCTGCATCGGAGTAAGCGCTTGAGACATCGCGTCGGCGACGGCGATGGCACCAGGATCGCCCGCGCTCGCCATTGGTGGCTTGTCAGTCTTGGAGATGGTCATGTTTTACTCGTCGTCTTTCCAGTCTGATTTGAAGATCGGGGGGCGCCCTGCCTTTCGAGGAGGCGCCATCGGCTCTGTAGCCGCCTGGAAACGTGTTCCCCGCATGAGGTCGGTCACCTGCACCTTGCGCGGCGGAGGTTCGTCCTTCTTTTTGCGAGGCTTCTTGTCCTTGACGGCGGGCGGCGTCGACATTGGCTCCGGGACGCCGTCCTCAGCTCGACGTGAAGCGAATTCGTCCGGGTTGAACGTTCCTTTCGAGGGACCGATCACGGACCGCGCATCGCGGGCGTCTTCCTCGGCGCCCGCTTTCGCGTCAGAGCCGTTGTCCGGCTCGTATTCATCCTTAATATCTTCGTCGGGAAGGTTTTCGACGAGGAACAGTTGGGGGTCTGGATCGTAGTCCGGCGTCAGACGGTTGCCGGCCACATATCCGTTGAACACCTGCTTCTCGAAGTTATCGTAGTCGTCCTTCGTGACGATGTGCGAAGCGACGCTGTGCTTGTCTTCAGAGAACTTTGCGGTGCTCATAACCTGTCGGAGCGCCGCTCCGATGACCTTCATGTCCTGGATGTCGTGCTGGGAGTACGAAGCGTCCATAAGCCGTTTTGTCGTGACCCACTCGATCGCGGATACGCCGTCGAAACCTGGGATCGCCGCCTTCACCCAAAAGAAGCCGTCGTCGGCGACAGTCCGGAACCCCAAAAGGCCGAGGTTGTAGGGGTTGGCCTTGATGATCACTTCCTTGTTCGTGTAATGCGCGAAAAGGGCCTGCACTTCGGTGCTGTAGTACGGGATCCCCAGGCAGACGATGCCGGATCTCGAAATCGTGCGAGTCCCGGCCTTCATGCCGAAGATCAGTCCTTCCTTTTCAGGGTCGGTAAGCGTCAGCACGGGGTGACGGTTCGTCATCGTAGCCCAGGCATCGATAGGCTTCTGGCCATCGAGGCCCTTGTGTTTGGTGAGATGGTAACAATCGACGATAAGTCGAACGAGGCACCGAGCAAGCTCCTCGAAATCCATCGAAGCGTTTGCTTCGGATTCATAAGCACCACGGACGATGGGGTTGGAAAACGTTTGCCCGGTAAAAAGTCGAAGCCAGCGTTTGCCGGTCCTGAAAAACCGCTCGATGCGGCCGCGCAGGCGGGGCGTCCCCAACGGGGGCATGAGATGACTGCCGCAAAGCGCGAGGACGGTGTCCTGGAACTCCTCGTCGAGGTACGCACCGCCGTGGTCCGTCGCAACCTCTTCGGGAATACCATGCTGGATCCAGTCGGTCTCGGTGCCGGCCGCCCTGGCGAAGTTGTCTTTCGGCATGACCGCCATGTGCAGCGTGGCGACGCCGGACCTCCCGTTCGGGTTGGAGTCCAGGAGCCGCAGCGCAAGAATTGATCGAGTCCCGCAATCGATAGCGACCGAAGCCCAGAAACGATCTTTCAGAGTTTCAATCTGCTCCTGATATCTCGGGCTTATGACATTCCACAGTCGCGTCTTCTTCAACAGCGTTATGATGTCGAGCTTGTCTTCGTCCATCTCGATGCGCTCGAGAGGTCGGTACTTTCGGTTGGCGGATTTCGAGAGCTCGTTCTTGTCCCTTGCCGTCTCCTCGCCAAGCCGTCCCAGGTCGAGTAGCATGCGCTTCTGCTCGGCAACACGCCGATAGAAGGTCCGGATGTTCTTAGGGAGAGGCAGGGGGTCGGCGCTGACTTCGTTCTCTGCATTGAGAAGCTGCCATTGCAGGGCGATGTCGGGCTGCTTGGAAGACGCGAGCTTCCTGGCCTCGGCGTCCAGCAACTTGTTCACCCGCGGATCAAGTTTGCGCTTTGGCGGCTTCTCGTCGCCGGGATGCCCTCCATACATTAGGCAAAACGGGCTTCGGTTCCCTTCTTCAAACCTATCGAGGAGCCGCATGAAGTGGCGCGGGGTGCACATGTGATGCGTCTCGACGACAATCTTCTTCTGCCCGCCGCGCGGCGTCGGCATGCACCGTTCGAAGTCTTCGGCATACTCTTCGTAAAACTCCAATATGCTGTCATCGGACCGGGATCGAAGTCCGACTGCCTGTTCGTCAAGAAACCTAGTGAGCATTCTGGCGCGATAATTGATGTGCGGCGGGATGATCGCCGGATCGACCATTTTTCGCTTTCGCTCGAGAGCTGCTTCCTCGGTATAGTGGTCTCTTTTGATAACGATCGCGCGGAGACGGATGCGCCGCGCGATTTCTGCATAGGAATGAAACTCGACAGACCCTTCGCCGCCGATCTCCGTGAAGAAGTAGCCATGCTCCTTGGGAACGGGCTTAACGCGAAAGGCGGCGCCCTTCATCTCAACCCGATCGAAGATCGTGAGACGTGTCGAGGTAAAGGGTTTCATGTCGTCCATCAGTTCACCTTCCGAGCGCGGACGAACGACACGGGTTCGAACGTCAGCGCCTTGTCATCGGTGACGTGCTCGGCCAGGCCGTCACCCATCAAATTCCAAAGTGCGATCCATCCATTCCCTTCGTTGCCGAACTCCTGCACCAGCTCGAAGGCGCGGACCGGCTTGGTCTTCGTCTTGAGCAGTTCGAGCATTCGTACGCAGTCAGGAGAATTCTTGAGGCGTCGCGCCGACAAGATTTCACGTGCTCGGTAAATTTCGGCTTTCGTCACAACCTTCTCCGTGAGGATTTCAATGCGATGCGCGTAATACTTGAGGGCATGGTTACGAATATCCTCCACCGCTGCCTTCAACAGTCCGCGCTTGTCCTTGTTCACCGGGCGCACGCAATAGAGAACCACTTCTCCATTGTCATAGACCACCTTCAAGTCGGCCCAGTGCTCACGCTCGATGCCGCAGCGATCGGTGTACTTGATAGGGCCGAACTGCGCTTCAACGGATCGGACGCCCTGCATCGCCCAGAAGACGACCGCGCAGTCCCGCTCGAAAAGGCTCTCAAACACCAAGTAGACGTTCGTGCCGGGCGCGCACATGAGGATGCGGCAGGAGGAGCGCGACTTCTTGGCTACGCGACGGCCGGCAGGTGAGGCTACGACGTCGCGGTAAACCGTGAGACCGTAAACCTCCTCGATCGACTGCTTATATTTGCGCGCCTCGGTCGATCGTCGACACGATGCCACCTCGGTAGCCTTCGTCAGGTTCCGCTACGTACGTCTTGCGTTCATAGGTGGCCTTCCAAGGCATATAGCCGGCGCGGACATAGTAGACCGCCTCGAGACGAGAAAGAGCCTGAATCATGGCGATGCTTCCCTTCGCAATCAGACCGCTTCGCAGACAGCCATCTGGGAACCAGGACGCAAGTCGCGAACACGTTTCAGAAACGTCTTGTAGGAACCCGTACGAAGGCCCATGCGATAGGCTTCCGCGCTTAGAAGGAGCCAGCCGAAGCTTAGCGGCTTCTTGAACGGACAATAGTAGGTGACGTATTCCAGGGCAAAGATGCACTGAATGACCGTCTCGTCATAGCTGAAAGCCTTGCTGCGCTGGCGCTGAAACCATTCGCGGAGTGCGACCGATCGGTTGATGCGGTCTTCGAAGCCGCGCACGTAGTCGATCTGAAACGTTATGCGGAACTCCTCGTTCACGAATACCAGGTCTTTCGCTGGATCGGGCTTCGCAGCCTCGCTGAGACGGCTTCCCAGACGGTAGTCTGAGAAGAGCTTGTTCTCGAGATTCTCGTAATCCTGCTTGGTCGTTGCGATATTCATCACAGCCCCCTACGACTGGTTCGAAACGATAGCGTCGAAGCGCGAGACGAGCGCTGTCACCGAAGGACGGCCGTCATCGACCCCCATGCGCGCCTTCCACACGAATCCGCGCGGCAGATCCGCGACGCGGGCACGGAACGTGCTGTAGGAGGGCAGGCGCATCGGACGGCGGCCAGGCATCATGCGCGCATCCTTCAAGATGAGCGTCTGAAGGTACTGCCAGAGCTCGCGGACGGTGGGGCGAGTGAGGTCGGCATAACGCAACGCGACGACGCACTGCAGGGTCGTTTCCTCACGCGTGAAGTAGCGGCCGCGCTGACGCTCGAGCCACAGGTTGATTTCGTCGCGATATTCGAGGTCCAAAGCCTCGGCATCGTTCGACGGCACGCTGGAGAGGGGCAGACCCGTCTCGATGAGAGCGTCCACGCGATCAAGCGCGCGCTTCCTGAGGAACTGTTTGGTTTCGGGAACCGTATTCATGTCAATCACCATCCACTTGGCGGTTCCGGCGGCGTCGACGCACGACTGCACGACCGGGAACCAAAGTTGCATCGGCTTCGAGAACGATCGACGACGGCGCGGACCGAACGGAAGAAGACCTCCGGACGGGCTAGGCTGCCGTCGGGAACGCTTGGAAGCGTTGTTGGAGATGGATGAAGTGGAGAGCCTTGTTCGTCATGTCTACTTCCTCAATTCCGGGATTACGGGAACATTCTCGAGGAGTGCCGGCGGCATCGTATTGTGCCGCGGCAGATACCACGGCGCTTTACGACGCTTGCCGACCACCTTGTTGGCCGTATGCTGGTACCTTCGACTTCATGACTATATGTCTCGTTTCGTTGCCGCTCCGTTCGGAACGGTGGCGCAATATGGCGCAGATCTTGTGCGGACTGTCAAGAAAAATATTCCAGTGAACAGGCGTAATTGGCATGCGCTTTTTCAGATGTGGGGAAATGTGACTTGTTATGCAATCTGATTGCTAGATTTTTAGTAAAATTTCGCGCGACGTATTGAGGCTTTGTCAACAATTGGGGCCACGTCCGATCGGTCTCACGAGTCCTTGGTTGGCATGGGATCCGCGACGACGGTTATTTTATTCAAAGGTCGGGGCTGCCTCGTCTTTCGTCACGGATTACCCGTTGTCGTCGTAGTCGGGGTTTGTCATTCTCCGCCAGTTCCTCTCGGCACTCCAATGAGGATTGACGCCGCCTAGCCGGCCGGGGCGATCATCCGACGCCAATCCAGGCCGGATGAACTGAGTTCCTCCGGGATGCGCCATCGGTTGTCCGGCCTTACATGCCAGACGCCGTCCCTTGGGCAATAGAGGCCGGGAAGGCGAAAGCGGCTGCTAATCTTGAGGTAGTCCCCGACGTCTTGGGTGGCGAGTGGCATGCCATAGACGATGGCAACGGCCGCTATCTCAGGATCGCAGCCAAATTCCAGTCTCGGAGGGTCTCCATGACTGCGCCAGAAGCGCGCAAACTCAGGAACCGTGGCCATGCTGGCCAGGAGCCGTTTCACTTCCGAATCCACCGGAGGAATCCAGATGTCGGTCTTCAGGAGCTCGTCCAGCCATTTCGATAATTTGGCGCCCCTGACTGGATCAGTTCTCGAAAGATTTAGGGCGCCGCGTTCAAGCTCAAAAATCGCGGTTGGAGGAACGGCGATCGATGCCGGTGGTATCTGATCGAGAAAGAAAATGACGTCTTCGTCCGGCTCCGTGCGCCGGGCTTCGCTGAGGACGCTGGTATCCAGTAGTATGAAGTTCGCCATTCCGCGAATCCCTCTCGCGGTTGAATCCGTGAATTTGACGCCGGTTATGGTTATCAAATGGTAAACAAATGAGTATAAGGATTCGCTAGGCGCAGGAGCTGGTGATGGATCGCGACAACAGATGGAAGATGCGTGAGGTATTGAACGATGTCCGGCTCCTTTTCGCGGCGGCAAAGAAAGACGGCCCTCAGCATGTTTTTGACAACGATGGTGTTTTCACCGTCTCTTTTTCCGAACGCGGAGAGAAGGGCAGTGCGCGGAGCTTTTTGACGAGCGGCGGTCCTGACGATAGCCGATCCTCCTGACCACGCGATCCGAATAATTGGGCCGATCACGCGGATAGCCCGGTCACGTCCTCCTACCGAGCGTGATGACGTTCGATGGCATGCAAGCAACCGCTGGTTCGGCGTGCGGCAATTATTGCGGAAAAGTGCTGCCGATTTCATTTATGAGCTGCACCCATAATTGCTAGCGCGACGAGGCACCTAATCTTCAGAAGTCATGGTGCTACATAGGCTCCGAGAACGGGCAGCCCTGCCCGTCCAGTAAAGGAGCTTTACGATGAAGATCGACAAGAATGGCACTCAGTCCTCCGGCAAGGGTCCTGCCGACTGGTTCACTGGCACAGTACGCATCGACCCGCTGTTCGCCACGAATGAGGCCCGCCGTGGCGCAGCCGGGGCGGTGACATTCGAACCGGGGGCGCGCACTGCATGGCACACCCATCCGCTTGGGCAGACGCTGATAGTCACGGCTGGCTTCGGGCTTGTCCAGCGCGAGGATGGCCCGATCGAGGAGATCCGTCCGGGCGACGTGGTCTGGTTCGAGCCGGGTGAGAAGCATTGGCATGGTGCTTCGCCAACGACAGCGATGACCCACATCGCCATTCAGGAGAACCTCAACGGCAAGGTTGTCGACTGGATGGAGCATGTTACCGACGAACAATACTCCGGCCAATGAGGACGAGGAGCTGGCCATTCGTCCGCGCGTTGTCTGCCACATGACGAGCTCGGTCGACGGCCGTCAGCTCATGGACCGCCGGAACGAAGCCGGCGGCGGGAATCGCGCGCGGCGCCCTTCGTCGCCACTACGACGAAATCTACAGGCCGCTTGAGCCTAACGAAGCTTCGCAGACCACCTGTCATCGAAGTGAGCCCAACCGCCAGCGCTTATGAGCAGGACTCATAATTCCAATCATGCCGGTACATCTAATTTGCCGGAAGACTCGCGCTAGATTCGTTGCGACGTCGGAGAGCGATGAACGATTTTCGACAACCTCGCGAGGAGACGAATATGCAGACGCGTAAACTTGGTCAGGGCCTTGAGGTTTCGGCGCTGTCGCTTGGCGCCATGGGATACGGCAAGTCCCGCGACATTCCGGACCGCAAGCAGATGATCGGCGTTCTGCGGAGCGCAGTGGATGCTGGGATG is part of the Rhizobium sp. CB3090 genome and harbors:
- a CDS encoding TniB family NTP-binding protein; translated protein: MTISKTDKPPMASAGDPGAIAVADAMSQALTPMQRKAAAIMHSVKLAYYSTPNDKWIDVPLKRMQRAVSQFDPETFAVTIHAETGMGKSALIEQVLKDEEAFQPVPDGYGNFYYPALYIKAPSKASVPDLAEALLSAMNYEVIRRKSTEGMVQDVRRYLRRRGTRVVIIDDFQHVLESPQYKGPSHIADTIKNMLQHPTWPIFVVLVGLPEIKEVVLRDPKDQLLRRVDDFALLNMTLENDGEYLAAIIIELVEQRAGLKLSPEVEPDFIERLMYGGHYRWGLVMKIIYHSIEDALENGKDTVTQESWEEGYRRLVNGDYELETNVMASAEWRTIIRPVNRAGVFAPATKRSPKKSSEE
- a CDS encoding cupin domain-containing protein: MKIDKNGTQSSGKGPADWFTGTVRIDPLFATNEARRGAAGAVTFEPGARTAWHTHPLGQTLIVTAGFGLVQREDGPIEEIRPGDVVWFEPGEKHWHGASPTTAMTHIAIQENLNGKVVDWMEHVTDEQYSGQ